The Ricinus communis isolate WT05 ecotype wild-type chromosome 8, ASM1957865v1, whole genome shotgun sequence sequence CAAATTCAGAAATCTCAACTCTGAGGCTTGCAATTTCCCATGGCATCTCATTTCTCTGAATATGTCAAGCTCATTTCtccaaccttagaattccccAGAGATTATTAGCTCTTAGGCCATGTTTAGTCTATATCAAATAATAAGGTATCTGTCTATCCTAAATTCTCTTAATATCATTTTCTATTGTTGAAGGCTTGTTAGGccttttaaatgaaaaagagaaaaagaaagaagaaagaaataaagaaaaagcaacCCACAAATGATGAAGATGAAACATGATACTAGAAAAGCAATTTTATTGAGCTGTAGAACATTCTCCAGAGAAAGAAACTGTAGAATAAAACCTTGTAAGTAAACCCGTGACATGGTACGATTTTTTGGACTAAGCTATCAAACTTTAGATCGATACAGAAAAACCCGTGACACACTCAATTTCACCTCCTCCCCTTTTTTTAACAGTTAGTAACAAAGCTGTCTAATAACGCCAAATTATACCATCAAACACAAtccccaaaagaaaaagaaaaagaaaaaaaccagACACCTCCTTGACATCACAAGCCAcatctaatataaaaataaggtACACTACCATGACCATAAGAAATTAAGGTTGCATAGCATATAaatcaacaaaacaaaaatcatgTGCATGGCTCACGGGCAACACCAAGTCTTGAGTTGGGCACATCAAAGAGTATCCTGTGGTTTTGTTGCTGCATGTTGGCTATGACATTCAGCACCGAGTTCACGTTGTCTGGGGCGGCTGCCATGGCCAGGCATGTGATGCTACTGGCTGTACTGTGGATTAGCAGGTTGTCTGGTGGCAATGTCACATTCATGCCGGAGAACATGAATGTTATGGTGGGTGCAACGATGGGTGATGTGTAACATGTGTCGAATCCACCTAGGGATGTCACCGTTGCATTGCCAACCCGCTTCCTGAATGCATCTCGGACCGCTGTGTAGGCCGGTGCGACCAATCGGGTGAATACAGTACCTGAAATGTAGGAGAGTCATTATAAATTTTCGTCAATGaagattagaaaataaataaatgatgaattttaGAGTATCTTAATTACagtaatttttcaatattttcatatatttatttaaaaaaatttataaaattctcatgactaataattttctttcagtGCAATATATTTTAGACTTCCTTGGCCCAgagaaattattatctaaagtCTTTTTGACTATTAATATGTCCTTttatatgttgttttctatgTCCACATTAAGATAGACCAAATACCACTTAAATGTAATGATAAGGTATTGTTGGAAACATTACCAGAATCAAAGATGGTTCCTGCACCAGTCGTTGGATTGAATGCCAAAGCACTAGGAGGAATATCAACAACTCTTCTTCCAACTCTAATTGCCATCAagttcacataatagagtgaagaTCTTCTTGGGTTTTTAAGCAATGGTGTGGTCTTAATCCTCTTAGGTTGACCAACGGGTCCAAGCCTTAATGACCCAGAAAAGTTAAGTGACCTAAAGCTAGGCAAGCAATAAGAAAATGTTGATTGGTATAGGTTCTGGGTTTGGGATAAAAGGGACATGGGTCCTCTGCCTAGCCCTAGAAGCCCTTGTGGTGGGATTGAGCTGCCTGTGGCTTCTGTAAGGCAACCAAAGGTATAGCTTGGAATCGAGTCAGTGGCTAGAGTGACCACATCCTGCGACAGGTTTGCGGCTATGGAGGAGCTGCCATAGGTCATATTGAAGGCACACGCGCTTCCTCCGCATTTGGAGTTGGGTACCTGCAATAAATTCACATGTAAGTTAGTCTTACATCACATATAAttttgtgaattgtgatgatgatgattccCGTTGTTTGGAATTTAGCCTTCTAAAGCTTCTGACCAGTTGGGAGTCATCCACATACTACAACGTCAAGGGCTCTTGTCcccataaagaaaataacattaccGTACAAAGTTGATGACCGAATATATTGTTTCACTTTAAATAAAGCTTCTACACTTCCATAACACAAGACGTTCTAgagattatttatttgaagTTTCAGAGGTGAAATCATGTATTTGAtcaataattaagaattagtAATAGGGATCAATTTACTATATAGATATATTTACCTAACATTATCAATGGAAGGGAAAAAATTCAGATTGTTTTGACATATCAGATtgcataaatataaaaaaaagaaagtagcTAGCTGATCGATAACTCTTACAAATTTTCTTAGTGTTAATAATAATGTTTAATTGTACCGAGTGTCGAGTGATATTATGGATCAAGCTTACTGCATTGCATTAAATATATGTGTCCAATGTCATTATTTAAGAACAGAGCATTAGCAAACGAAGGTCAAGAGACTCATGTTACCTGCTTGCATTGAGGAGCTTCACAACCCACAGTTTTGAAGGTAGTAGATTTGACATTGTTAAAAACTGTAGAAGAACAACCAACACAGCCACTGCAAGGAATCCAAGCAGCATCATTGCTAGTATCCATGGCCAACAACATGGTTTGTGCTGGGGTTCCAATCTTGGCCCTAACAATATAAGTTGGGCTCTGAACGATCTGCCTGCCTGAAGCAATTGGCACAACAGATTTCCTAGCCACTAAGCTTGACAGAAACTGAAGTCTGGCTTGGTCCTTGGCCTGCATTTGGAGCACACTCTCTTCCCAATTAAGTGGCTTTGAAGGCCTAAAGGGAGAGCATGGACTATAAACATGAAAGACTTGAAGGTTTGAGCCTTGGTCTTGGATGCCACATTTAGGGTTCAAGTGCATCCCTTGGGCTAGGGTAAAGAAGAGGAAAGCTAGAGAGAAGAGGTGGGTTTTCATAGCTGTTTTCTGAGAGAAAAAGGTAAGCCTAAGGTTTTGATGGTTTTAGGGAATGAGTAAGTAGTGtatggatatatatatagacagGTGAGGAGGAGTATGGCTAGTGGGATGACATGAACATGTATAATTTAGAGATTTTATGTAAAGATAGTAAGTGGGTTATTTGCTACAACAGACTGtattccattttcttttctaggtTGGGCCTCTAGTGCCCTTATCATTATACTTGCCTATAGatataatatatgttaatCTTGCCATCTCTAATTACTGTATAGTGTATTTTATTTCAACATTAAGGGAGAGATTTGGAATGTTCTGGGGTTAGACAtgtgttaatttattagttgtagCCTGTATGttatattatgttttaaatAGAACTTAACACTTGTTTCAACAAGTACTCTTGGTTGGatacaataattaaatggGTTCACACACTCACATGTTTGTTAGCTAATCGAATCCAGCATTTCATATAATCAACAGTAAAAAGGTAAATTGGGTAGCTTTTTCTCTGAGGTcttaatgtatatatataatagaatgATTTGCCTGAATAATGGTGTAGGGTCTAGCGCATTATTATAAGAGAAGGCATACAAGAGAGATTGAAGGAGAATTAGCAGCAGCAAATTAAGCCAAAAATGTTGGGGATTCTGTATGTTGTACTGTATTGAATTACCCTTGGTATTTTCTCAAATCTTTAAACCCCTAGAGATGATATAGAGACtgtgaagaagaaacaaacaCAATAATGGACACGACCATCAACATCTAGTGTTGTTTGATTTAGCTTGCTAGAAGTTAGTGtccttttatctttttctttattgtattTACCTGTGGAAAAAATGATATCTATGTTAACTTGTTCTAGACATTGGATTCTTTTGCAGATCTGAATCATATTCTGAGTATAGCATTGCTAATTAGACTTGTTCAGGACATTAGATTCTTTTACAAAGCTGATTACATGCTTAATAGCATTAAGACAAAATAACTCTGAATCTTGCCCAGTGCAATCTCTCTATAATTTTTACACTCATAGACATTTTGTGCTAATTTTTGTCTATAATCGGTATATACATCATAATAAATTGGTAATAacgtgtgtgtgtatatatatatatatatatatatatatattacatttaatattaaataattgatacatatttaactattttaaaattaataatatgttaTTCATTCACTAATTTAGTGCATGGTAATAATATCTAAGTGTGATGGTaagaagataataaaaattacattaaataGCACATAAAAGTTAGATAGTGCTTATTATAGGCTTGCCAATGATGAATGCTCTAATTTGGTATATATTTGCATGGATTAATATACTATCGTCAtgcttttaattctttagGGTATATTAGGTTCTTAAAGCATGTTATATGAAACCATAAACACCATTCCGAGTAAAGATGAGCGATGTGTCATTTTCAGTGCCATAGTGGTGGTCCTTTTTGTGGGAATTGTTGAGACTAATGTATGTTGTGGTattatattatagaatatacCCCTCACCATGCCACCATAGGTTATggctatatattaaaaagaagtaTACTAATGTGCCTAGACCCATACCTCGCTTGCCCTAATCGATCTCAATTTTAGAGTTCTTGAGAAGGactaaaatcataattaattagaacaAGCTCATGCTAGAATTAGGCAAGATTCTATATGAAGAAAAGGGTATCATTTTGTATTAGCTTTTATAGTAGcagattaaataattagatagTGGGAAGTTTAGACTAAAATGAGATTGCTGGCCATccaaaaatagtttaaaatgAGACCCAAATCTTGATTTGTTTAAGATATCAGACACTCTACTTTATACCATCGATTAGGTTAGATTGACTGTTAATGACCCACGAAGCATCATAATTAAATCTCCCTTATACACAGACATACACAAATGGAATGGTCACTTCAATTGAGTAGTCTATTTTCATGTTATTTGATTCCActttaatgattattaaatattaactaaaaagtAAGATCATGATCTAATTACTTacaccaaaaaaataaaaaaatgaaagggattgaagaaagaagaaagaagatctGCTTTACGCCCTGTCTGTCTGTTTGTGTTTCTATaagttttgtttgtttcttccCATTCACAATGAATTTACTCCTCAATTGTATGGGAGaaaagacaaagaacacaTTAGTGTAATAGTGCAGTCAAGCTCAGCTCTGTTAGAGGGATGAATTTTATCTGCAGTCCCTAACTTTAAACGTATTTTTCCTTAtagctcctaaatctaatTTATGTGACGAGACTTTCTATATAtgataatgctaataattttttaacgtgaattataataaattttactaaataatatGATATCACACTTTTTATACTAAAGTTTTCCCTCAGAATAAGGGGAAAAGATATTAACATTTTTTgtataaagtataaaaaatttgatgatataaattaaaaaaatttagggaCTGCAGCAGAAAACAAACTTAAAGTCAGGgattgaattataattttccCCACTGTTAGAGTCAACACTTTCTAGCTggtaattgattttaaatatttgtccAATAGTAATAGACATAGACATGAGTGTACAATAGATGCAATTGCATGTGACTCCTTGGTCAGTGGATAGTATGTATTGTGAGTGGAATTATTAGAAATCTACACAAATTCCatactttgtttcttttgcaCCTCTTAGTGTCGGTGGAACCATTTCTgttctcttccttttcttttagacATAATTTAGCTTCCAACAGTGACAACTTGATAGCATGTAATTGTAGCAGTTATATGAAGATTTGAGGGtttgcttttcttctttaaactAGATGCTAAAGaactatgaaaaaaaagaaactataatTTGCAATGCACAACACAAGCTTTGGACAGGATCTCAATGGCAGCTAAAAAGGGtggaatttatattataaagtgGAAGAAATAATTGGTTTCTAGGACCCAAAATGAAGAAGCTAAAGGTTGTGGGGACGAAAGATAAAGAGCAAAAATGAGCATCTTAGGggaagaaaaggaagttgATAAGTTTTTGGTGGAGAAAAGTGAGGGCATGATTCAAGTAAAGCCCCTTTCaccaaatcaaagaaagacaTTTAGCAATAGTTTGATACACATGTGAATGTTCAATCATTTTTTGAATTCTCGTGAATCAAACTTATGGTCACACTAGCAAAAGCATGATGTTAATGATGCTTTCCTTtgttccttttctctttttttttttttttttttttttttttttttttttctaactaAAGGTATTAAGCAATTTATAGATAACGTATTATAATCGATCAAATAATGacttgatatttttatttataaagactATAAAAATCTCGAGTTCAAGTGTTTAGTTTGCCATTCACCTATATCGTTTTCTTTATATTGAGAGTTAagaaatagttatatttttattgtataatttttgATTGTTTAGAcctctaataatttatttaaaaataaataaattaaatatgattcgaacgatttaattaataaaataaccatgattttgctatattgaaaataataaaaatatcagtagaatatcaatttaattatatttaccattagatttagaattttagtttaaagagaaaaaaagatcTAAATCATTTTCCTGGATCTAATAGGGAGCAAAATACTCATCTTGAAATGAGTGAAAAGgtggaaagaaaaaggaaaaagaaaataaaaacaacagaATATGCCAAGGTACTTTCTGagtgtaatttttttctttcactttgtCAGGAGAGGAAAAGAATGGAGGGGAGTGGGAAAAGGCAGAAGAACATGATATGATATGATATTGATAGAGCAATAAAGAGAGGCTTAGGTGAAAAGAGTCACAGTCACAGCAATGAGAAAGTAGCCTTCTCCCAGTAAATTGGGGGAAAGTAAACTGGCAGTAGTAGTGACTTGGGTTTAGGATCCCTGCACCCACTGTTTAGAAactagaaaacaaaaataacaaaatagtGTAACTGGAAAAACAAGGCCAAGTAAATTTGCCAGGAAACTGCAGCCTTTTTAAGTCATTTTGGCAAGGAAATTGCAGCccttttttcctctcttttgtcattattattattattattattattattattattatttaccaTGTCCcattctttaattaaattataaaaattaaaataatattttatttcattaatttattgatacaaTATCTAGTGAcacattatataaaaatatatttaaaaaaatttaaattttaaatttaattgacctaaaaataataagtattaaataagttaaatcttaatattttaagaattaaataattcaaatttcaattttcttaaaaatagacgcataatttattatttttgaattaattaaatttaaattttatattttattaaatttgttgtTATATAATGtgttattattagtaaattaataaaataaatattatttttaatttctataatataattaaaatttaaaaaatctattgttaagtttatagagttatttgataaaaaaatttaaattaaatttatttgattcttatacgtaaatttaaaaaattatttactaaaaaagtttaaaatggATCCCCGCGTTGGGTCACGATGAGGTGCTTGCATTGATCGGTGGATTCTCTTTTCTCAATTCTTCACGCCCACCGTGATTCTGCGTTTTGACGTCATTCCTCATCACCCTTAAAATCTTAtcagaaattaaatattccCCAATCTTGAACTTGCCCTATGTTTATTTTAGAAACAGAACAAAAAGATTCTGGAGCTCTCGACAGTGTAATGAAAGAATGCACACTAGTTAATGCGCATGTTAAGCAGTAGTAAGAATAGTCCCCTCTTTTCTTGCTTGAATTggagggaaagaaaagaaatgttaGGGGGAGGTTAAGTGGATCCAccattaaaaatagaaaagggaCCTCTCTAAGAACATGGACAAAGGAAGACAATGGGTTCGTCTTGCAGCAAGTATGTTAAAAACATGGCCATGTCTCCCACTAAGGCACTAACTGAAAATATCAAATGCATCATCATCATCGCCTTCTCTAATCTCAGAGGGACCGCAACACAACTCCCATAGAAACTAGCTACTAATTGACTGTACTGAGCTTTCATGGACTGTTCTTGTCAGATGTGAGCCTATTTAGAAGGCCTAATGATCAAAGAATAACAAATTCAAGTGGTCGGGTCCATCAGGAATGGCCCTGTCTTgcttgctttctttctttctcttttttcctttccgTAAAGGTTTCGAGGTTCCAATTGGTTTGAGTAGCCAGGGAGACCAGAAATTAACATCGGATATCATCTCTAATATGGCTATATTTAGCATTACTGCTACCATTTGGTTCGATTACTTGGAGGAAAACAGAAATGGCCATATGATAGGTATATGGGCGGACCACTCCTAGCGTAGCACCACTAGAATACCATTACCACCTCCATAGGACCACCTGTCTGAACCACATTTGCTCCCAATAACAGCCTGCTGCTATCACCCCCCAACAAAAGTCATAACCCAGTAGCCATCATTGCCGTTCCCCACTGCACCagaatttttaatgttttctaaAAGTCTCAATCACCATGCTTACCAATGGTAACATCTTTCTTTAACTTCAAAGTTCAAGCCCAAGCTCCCTCTTTGGCCAGGTTCAGGTTCCCCttcatttatttctctcttaaAGATTACCTCAATGGCTCAATCGCCTCACAGGAACACACCAGTAAACACAGCTTGTACTCC is a genomic window containing:
- the LOC8270867 gene encoding aspartyl protease AED3 codes for the protein MKTHLFSLAFLFFTLAQGMHLNPKCGIQDQGSNLQVFHVYSPCSPFRPSKPLNWEESVLQMQAKDQARLQFLSSLVARKSVVPIASGRQIVQSPTYIVRAKIGTPAQTMLLAMDTSNDAAWIPCSGCVGCSSTVFNNVKSTTFKTVGCEAPQCKQVPNSKCGGSACAFNMTYGSSSIAANLSQDVVTLATDSIPSYTFGCLTEATGSSIPPQGLLGLGRGPMSLLSQTQNLYQSTFSYCLPSFRSLNFSGSLRLGPVGQPKRIKTTPLLKNPRRSSLYYVNLMAIRVGRRVVDIPPSALAFNPTTGAGTIFDSGTVFTRLVAPAYTAVRDAFRKRVGNATVTSLGGFDTCYTSPIVAPTITFMFSGMNVTLPPDNLLIHSTASSITCLAMAAAPDNVNSVLNVIANMQQQNHRILFDVPNSRLGVAREPCT